From a region of the Arachis ipaensis cultivar K30076 chromosome B09, Araip1.1, whole genome shotgun sequence genome:
- the LOC107619597 gene encoding uncharacterized protein LOC107619597 isoform X2 has protein sequence MSEPEGGEEEDRDESASERPESERGSPPLQPPPSPSWRRESRGEREKDDSQTKWRERTKTRREREGGCSAVHYGRSWGQLKPPPLLGLAVLLSSLSASTIYFLVRMQFSPLKSSAAISPDLFFRVNSSIRMALHGCYCHHIKLTNHRRTPNSFSFSSSISNPKLPKNKRAQRDSSENDAYPRFLVVMRQTELPASNSKYGTNGKAVRMVPSSEVVKRSTLSDNKVKTVNGAKQNVNGAATIVKRDVNPPLTKAVKSRTSVELPPLEELKVLPSGEGFSWANENYSSWQRSIDVWSFVLSLRIRVLLDNAKWAYIRGFTEDKQKSRRRKTASWLRERVLQLGPTFIKLGQLSSTRTRSLPSLQRKQKASLRVNWELPLAYCLGSSKIGQ, from the exons ATGAGTGAACCAGAGGGAGGAGAGGAGGAAGACAGAGATGAGAGCGCGAGCGAGAGACCAGAGAGTGAGAGGGGGTCACCGCCGCTGCAGCCGCCGCCATCACCGTCGTGGAGGAGGGAGtccagaggagagagagagaaagatgaTTCGCAGACTAAATGGAGAGAAAGGACGAAGACGCGACGCGAGAGAGAAGGAGGCTGTTCCGCCGTGCACTATGGTCGCTCCTGGGGTCAATTGAAGCCGCCGCCGCTGCTAGGGCTTGCCGTGCTCCTGTCCTCACTTTCGGCTTCTACGATTTACTTCCT GGTGCGGATGCAATTCTCTCCTTTGAAAAGTTCTGCTGCAATATCCCCAGACCTCTTCTTCAG GGTTAATTCATCAATAAGAATGGCTTTGCATGGTTGCTATTGTCACCATATAAAGTTGACAAATCATAGAAGAACACCAAACTCCTTCAGCTTCTCATCCTCCATTTCGAATCCCAAGCTTCCAAAGAATAAAAGGGCACAGCGTGATTCATCAGAGAATGATGCATATCCTAGGTTCCTGGTTGTAATGCGTCAGACAGAATTGCCTGCATCAAATTCAAAGTATGGTACCAATGGAAAAGCTGTTAGAATGGTACCCTCAAGTGAGGTAGTGAAGAGAAGCACACTGTCAGATAATAAGGTGAAGACAGTGAATGGTGCAAAACAAAATGTTAATGGAGCAGCAACTATTGTAAAAAGAGATGTTAACCCACCCTTGACCAAGGCAGTGAAATCAAGAACCTCTGTAGAACTTCCACCGCTGGAGGAGCTCAAGGTTTTGCCCTCGGGTGAAGGCTTCAGTTGGGCTAATGAGAATTACAGTTCTTGGCAGAGATCTATTGATGTTTGGTCTTTTGTGCTTTCTTTGCGTATTCGGGTTCTATTGGACAATGCAAAATGGGCATATATTAGAGGCTTCACAGAAGATAAACAG AAAAGCAGAAGGCGGAAAACAGCGTCGTGGTTAAGGGAGCGTGTGTTGCAGCTTGGTCCAACTTTCATCAAGCTTGGGCAGTTATCATCAACAAG GACAAGGTCCCTGCCTTCTCTCCAAAGAAAGCAAAAAGCTTCATTGAGAGTGAATTGGGAGCTTCCATTAGCTTACTGTTTAGGGAGTTCGAAGATCGGCCAATAG
- the LOC107619597 gene encoding uncharacterized protein LOC107619597 isoform X1 produces MSEPEGGEEEDRDESASERPESERGSPPLQPPPSPSWRRESRGEREKDDSQTKWRERTKTRREREGGCSAVHYGRSWGQLKPPPLLGLAVLLSSLSASTIYFLVRMQFSPLKSSAAISPDLFFRVNSSIRMALHGCYCHHIKLTNHRRTPNSFSFSSSISNPKLPKNKRAQRDSSENDAYPRFLVVMRQTELPASNSKYGTNGKAVRMVPSSEVVKRSTLSDNKVKTVNGAKQNVNGAATIVKRDVNPPLTKAVKSRTSVELPPLEELKVLPSGEGFSWANENYSSWQRSIDVWSFVLSLRIRVLLDNAKWAYIRGFTEDKQKSRRRKTASWLRERVLQLGPTFIKLGQLSSTRLDLFPREFVDELAKLQDKVPAFSPKKAKSFIESELGASISLLFREFEDRPIAAASLGQVA; encoded by the exons ATGAGTGAACCAGAGGGAGGAGAGGAGGAAGACAGAGATGAGAGCGCGAGCGAGAGACCAGAGAGTGAGAGGGGGTCACCGCCGCTGCAGCCGCCGCCATCACCGTCGTGGAGGAGGGAGtccagaggagagagagagaaagatgaTTCGCAGACTAAATGGAGAGAAAGGACGAAGACGCGACGCGAGAGAGAAGGAGGCTGTTCCGCCGTGCACTATGGTCGCTCCTGGGGTCAATTGAAGCCGCCGCCGCTGCTAGGGCTTGCCGTGCTCCTGTCCTCACTTTCGGCTTCTACGATTTACTTCCT GGTGCGGATGCAATTCTCTCCTTTGAAAAGTTCTGCTGCAATATCCCCAGACCTCTTCTTCAG GGTTAATTCATCAATAAGAATGGCTTTGCATGGTTGCTATTGTCACCATATAAAGTTGACAAATCATAGAAGAACACCAAACTCCTTCAGCTTCTCATCCTCCATTTCGAATCCCAAGCTTCCAAAGAATAAAAGGGCACAGCGTGATTCATCAGAGAATGATGCATATCCTAGGTTCCTGGTTGTAATGCGTCAGACAGAATTGCCTGCATCAAATTCAAAGTATGGTACCAATGGAAAAGCTGTTAGAATGGTACCCTCAAGTGAGGTAGTGAAGAGAAGCACACTGTCAGATAATAAGGTGAAGACAGTGAATGGTGCAAAACAAAATGTTAATGGAGCAGCAACTATTGTAAAAAGAGATGTTAACCCACCCTTGACCAAGGCAGTGAAATCAAGAACCTCTGTAGAACTTCCACCGCTGGAGGAGCTCAAGGTTTTGCCCTCGGGTGAAGGCTTCAGTTGGGCTAATGAGAATTACAGTTCTTGGCAGAGATCTATTGATGTTTGGTCTTTTGTGCTTTCTTTGCGTATTCGGGTTCTATTGGACAATGCAAAATGGGCATATATTAGAGGCTTCACAGAAGATAAACAG AAAAGCAGAAGGCGGAAAACAGCGTCGTGGTTAAGGGAGCGTGTGTTGCAGCTTGGTCCAACTTTCATCAAGCTTGGGCAGTTATCATCAACAAGGTTAGATCTATTTCCACGTGAATTTGTGGATGAGCTAGCAAAGTTGCAG GACAAGGTCCCTGCCTTCTCTCCAAAGAAAGCAAAAAGCTTCATTGAGAGTGAATTGGGAGCTTCCATTAGCTTACTGTTTAGGGAGTTCGAAGATCGGCCAATAGCCGCTGCTAGTCTTGGTCAGGTAGCATAA
- the LOC107619597 gene encoding uncharacterized protein LOC107619597 isoform X3, producing MQFSPLKSSAAISPDLFFRVNSSIRMALHGCYCHHIKLTNHRRTPNSFSFSSSISNPKLPKNKRAQRDSSENDAYPRFLVVMRQTELPASNSKYGTNGKAVRMVPSSEVVKRSTLSDNKVKTVNGAKQNVNGAATIVKRDVNPPLTKAVKSRTSVELPPLEELKVLPSGEGFSWANENYSSWQRSIDVWSFVLSLRIRVLLDNAKWAYIRGFTEDKQKSRRRKTASWLRERVLQLGPTFIKLGQLSSTRLDLFPREFVDELAKLQDKVPAFSPKKAKSFIESELGASISLLFREFEDRPIAAASLGQVA from the exons ATGCAATTCTCTCCTTTGAAAAGTTCTGCTGCAATATCCCCAGACCTCTTCTTCAG GGTTAATTCATCAATAAGAATGGCTTTGCATGGTTGCTATTGTCACCATATAAAGTTGACAAATCATAGAAGAACACCAAACTCCTTCAGCTTCTCATCCTCCATTTCGAATCCCAAGCTTCCAAAGAATAAAAGGGCACAGCGTGATTCATCAGAGAATGATGCATATCCTAGGTTCCTGGTTGTAATGCGTCAGACAGAATTGCCTGCATCAAATTCAAAGTATGGTACCAATGGAAAAGCTGTTAGAATGGTACCCTCAAGTGAGGTAGTGAAGAGAAGCACACTGTCAGATAATAAGGTGAAGACAGTGAATGGTGCAAAACAAAATGTTAATGGAGCAGCAACTATTGTAAAAAGAGATGTTAACCCACCCTTGACCAAGGCAGTGAAATCAAGAACCTCTGTAGAACTTCCACCGCTGGAGGAGCTCAAGGTTTTGCCCTCGGGTGAAGGCTTCAGTTGGGCTAATGAGAATTACAGTTCTTGGCAGAGATCTATTGATGTTTGGTCTTTTGTGCTTTCTTTGCGTATTCGGGTTCTATTGGACAATGCAAAATGGGCATATATTAGAGGCTTCACAGAAGATAAACAG AAAAGCAGAAGGCGGAAAACAGCGTCGTGGTTAAGGGAGCGTGTGTTGCAGCTTGGTCCAACTTTCATCAAGCTTGGGCAGTTATCATCAACAAGGTTAGATCTATTTCCACGTGAATTTGTGGATGAGCTAGCAAAGTTGCAG GACAAGGTCCCTGCCTTCTCTCCAAAGAAAGCAAAAAGCTTCATTGAGAGTGAATTGGGAGCTTCCATTAGCTTACTGTTTAGGGAGTTCGAAGATCGGCCAATAGCCGCTGCTAGTCTTGGTCAGGTAGCATAA